The segment ATGCGGATTTACTCCGCAATATGACGGCCTGCAGAAAATCTTTGAAGAGTTCAAAGATAGAGATTTCGTTGTGCTAGGGTTCCCTTCCAATGACTTTCTTTTCCAAGAGCCAGGCAGCGATGAAGATATAAAGGCTTTTTGCAGTACAAACTTCAGCATTACGTTTCCGTTGTTTTCGAAGATTTATGTGAAGGGGAAGAACATCCATCCGCTTTTTGAGTTTCTTACTTCAGGCGGAGGGAAGAAAGAGTTTTCGGGAAAGGTGAAGTGGAACTCTACGAAGTTCTTGATTAACAGAGAGGGTGAGATAATTGGAAGATTTGAGCCGAAGGAGGAACCCGAGTCATTTCGTTCTGCAATTGAGGAGGCGGTTTTGTGAGTAAGAAAGAGGATGTCGCGATTCCAAGTGAAGATGAGCTGCTCAGACTGGACAATCAGCTTTGTTTTGCTTTGTACTCCAGCTCGAGGGGTATCACAA is part of the Mesotoga infera genome and harbors:
- a CDS encoding glutathione peroxidase; translation: MSIYDFQLTTIDGWNKSMEDFKGKVLLLVNTASKCGFTPQYDGLQKIFEEFKDRDFVVLGFPSNDFLFQEPGSDEDIKAFCSTNFSITFPLFSKIYVKGKNIHPLFEFLTSGGGKKEFSGKVKWNSTKFLINREGEIIGRFEPKEEPESFRSAIEEAVL
- a CDS encoding MarR family transcriptional regulator, producing MSKKEDVAIPSEDELLRLDNQLCFALYSSSRGIT